In Sphingomonas profundi, the sequence GGCTCATCGCGGCAGCTCCTGACGGGGCAGCGTCATGGACGGATCGGCGGGGTCATCCGCAGCGGGGTCAGCCGCGTCAGGATCGCCGGCGATCGGCGGCTGGCCGAGCTTCGGCAACTGCGGCGCCGCCAAGGCCCTAAGCCTCGCGCGCGTCGCTGCGGGATCGCCTTGCGGTAGAACGACCTTGCCGGGCGGCAGCGTTGCTGGAGCTGCGTTTGGTATCGGCGCGACTACGGCGGACGTCCCTGTTTGGGGGATGGTAGGCCCTGCGACCCGATGTCCGGAGCGCGCCGCCGCGATCGCCACTGCCGATGGACCGTCGCCAGCGACGCCCGGCGGCGTGAAAGGTTGAGGGGCTCGAGCGGGGAGCGTCTCGAGCCCCTCGATCGCCGGTGCCGAAGCACCGGCGACTGCCTCGCGCAGGGAGGAAGGGGCGGAACTGCGCGAGAACTCGGGATTGGATGCGAGGTCGCTGCCGGCGGCGAAGGTCCAGCCGGCCTCTTCGACGACGGCGTGCACGGTCGCGGCGTCGTGGAGCACATCGGCTTCATCGACATGAGCGGGCAGCAGGATCGTTAGCATGCGCTCGCCGGTCCGCACCGGGACAGCACCGGAGCGTAGTGCAAGCGATGGCTGGCGCGAGCGGACTTCCGCCTCAGTGCCAGCACCCTCGCCTGCCAACGTTCGTATTGCGGCCGCATCGATCGCGGTCATCGGTGCGCACGTGCCGGTCGGCGCGCGGCAGGCGAAGTCGCCCTTGACCGTGCCACCGAGCGTCGCACAGCCGGAAAGGAGGGCGGCACCACCGAGCAATGCCGTTGCGAGAAGGTTTCGGTTCATGCTTTGCCTCCATCGATGAAGGCCTTGAGCTGCTCGGCGGGTCGGAAGCCTTCGAGCACAGCGCCGTCGGCGCGGATGATGACCGGGGTGCCGCTGAAGCCGTGCTGCTTGGCGAAGGCTTCGTTCGCGTCGAGACCGGCGACATCACACTTCGCAGCGACGGGAAGTGGCCGGCCATCATAGGCGGCGTGGAGTGCGGCGGGGGGATCGGCCGCGCAAAGCACCGCCTCCGCCTTCCTACGACTCTCCGGGCCAAAGATCGAGATCGGCCGTTC encodes:
- a CDS encoding TraV family lipoprotein — its product is MNRNLLATALLGGAALLSGCATLGGTVKGDFACRAPTGTCAPMTAIDAAAIRTLAGEGAGTEAEVRSRQPSLALRSGAVPVRTGERMLTILLPAHVDEADVLHDAATVHAVVEEAGWTFAAGSDLASNPEFSRSSAPSSLREAVAGASAPAIEGLETLPARAPQPFTPPGVAGDGPSAVAIAAARSGHRVAGPTIPQTGTSAVVAPIPNAAPATLPPGKVVLPQGDPAATRARLRALAAPQLPKLGQPPIAGDPDAADPAADDPADPSMTLPRQELPR